In Calothrix sp. PCC 7507, one DNA window encodes the following:
- a CDS encoding ShlB/FhaC/HecB family hemolysin secretion/activation protein: MIRKTLVRNQLEVGRLRIFGNFLTLSLAIAAVLCKYQDAIAQTPNPQTLPPGRLEDVPNTPLPSNVLPKPPDKDQFLPSPELPNQPILEQDDPNAKFMVDRVEVVGSTVFRAEQLASVTNPFLGKELTFAELLQIKDAITKLYTDRGYVTTGALISPQTVEAGVIKIQVIEGSLQEIKITGNRRLRSQYIRSRIQLGADKPLNVPRLIEKLQLLRLDPRIQNLSAELQMGVTPGSNILLVEVQEANTFSLTTSLDNGRSPSVGSFRRGVDIQEANLLGLGDTLSVGYANTDGSNTINANYALPINAHNGTLSFGFSQGWNHVIEEPFSVLDIQSNTRSYELGYRQPLVQKATQELAIGLSFSRQESQTELGIDNIGPFPLSPGADTNGKTNISALRFFQEYTQRSNQHVFAVRSQLSFGVDWFDANVSENEPDSRFFAWRGQAQWVRQLAPDTLFLTRGDFQLSADSLVPLEQFGLGGQLSVRGYRQDVLLTDNGLLLSVELRVPIVRAAKIGGVLQLTPFIDVGKGWNVKGENPSPSTLLSTGLGLLWKQGDKFSARLDWGIPLISVDGEKSSLQENGLYFSIRYSPF, from the coding sequence ATGATTAGAAAAACCTTGGTGAGAAATCAACTAGAGGTGGGCAGATTGAGGATTTTTGGTAATTTTCTGACACTCAGCTTGGCGATCGCAGCAGTATTGTGCAAATATCAGGATGCGATCGCCCAAACTCCCAACCCTCAAACATTACCCCCAGGTCGGTTAGAAGATGTTCCTAACACTCCCTTACCGTCCAATGTACTGCCCAAACCACCAGACAAAGATCAATTTCTGCCATCCCCAGAACTGCCAAATCAGCCGATTTTGGAGCAGGATGATCCTAATGCTAAATTTATGGTGGATCGTGTTGAGGTTGTTGGCAGCACAGTTTTCAGAGCAGAACAGCTTGCATCTGTGACAAATCCCTTTCTGGGAAAGGAACTGACGTTTGCAGAGTTGTTGCAAATCAAAGATGCAATTACGAAGCTTTACACCGATCGCGGTTATGTCACCACAGGAGCATTAATTTCTCCACAGACAGTGGAAGCTGGGGTAATCAAAATTCAAGTGATCGAGGGTAGCCTACAAGAAATTAAGATCACTGGTAATCGGCGATTGCGTAGTCAATACATTCGCTCACGCATTCAACTCGGTGCTGACAAGCCCCTGAATGTACCGCGCTTAATTGAAAAGCTGCAACTACTCCGTCTCGATCCGCGGATTCAAAACCTCTCAGCTGAGTTACAAATGGGTGTAACTCCGGGAAGCAACATACTGCTAGTTGAGGTGCAAGAAGCAAATACCTTCTCGCTCACAACCAGCCTAGATAATGGGCGATCGCCTAGTGTTGGCAGTTTTCGTAGGGGAGTTGATATTCAAGAAGCCAACTTACTCGGCTTGGGTGATACCCTGAGTGTAGGATACGCCAACACCGATGGCAGTAATACCATCAATGCCAACTACGCGCTGCCGATTAATGCCCACAATGGTACTTTATCCTTTGGTTTTAGCCAAGGGTGGAACCATGTGATTGAAGAACCATTCAGCGTCCTGGATATTCAATCAAATACCCGGTCTTATGAATTAGGCTATCGGCAACCACTGGTACAAAAAGCAACCCAAGAGTTAGCAATTGGACTATCATTCTCGCGCCAAGAAAGCCAAACTGAGTTGGGTATTGATAACATTGGGCCATTTCCCCTATCACCAGGTGCAGATACCAATGGCAAGACCAATATTTCTGCTCTGCGCTTTTTTCAAGAATATACTCAACGCAGCAATCAGCACGTGTTTGCAGTGCGATCGCAATTGAGCTTTGGGGTAGATTGGTTTGATGCCAATGTCAGTGAAAACGAACCAGATAGCCGCTTTTTCGCTTGGCGAGGACAGGCGCAGTGGGTGCGGCAATTAGCACCAGACACTCTGTTTTTAACTAGAGGCGATTTCCAATTATCAGCAGATTCCTTGGTGCCTTTGGAGCAATTTGGTCTGGGAGGACAGCTAAGTGTACGGGGCTATCGCCAAGATGTATTACTTACAGATAATGGGCTATTACTATCAGTAGAATTGCGAGTACCGATTGTCCGCGCTGCCAAGATTGGCGGGGTGCTGCAACTGACACCTTTTATTGATGTTGGCAAAGGCTGGAATGTCAAAGGCGAAAATCCATCACCGAGTACGCTGCTGAGTACTGGGTTGGGACTGTTGTGGAAACAGGGCGATAAATTCTCAGCCCGACTAGATTGGGGCATTCCTCTGATCTCCGTAGACGGTGAAAAGAGTAGTCTCCAAGAAAACGGGCTGTACTTTTCAATACGCTATTCGCCGTTTTGA
- a CDS encoding pentapeptide repeat-containing protein has product MKSQILATAAFLTTISLHTSVQAANSEHIRHLLATKECQNCDLTGAGLVLADLSGANLSGANLAGANLSRANLSGADLRGANFSGAGLFGVNLSGAKLSGANLAGADLRNTYLVNAELNGVNLNSTNLQGAIGIPTQIATPEEFYTWGVAEAQKGNQQQAIAYFNQAIAIKADYAGAYLARGVARYQILDQQGAFQDAQIAEKMFTSQNDNPGMLTAQAFIKELQTPQDGKVSVGKPSFFDFVGSLGSLFLQFFPF; this is encoded by the coding sequence ATGAAAAGCCAAATTCTAGCCACAGCCGCGTTTTTAACGACAATTAGCCTGCATACAAGCGTCCAAGCAGCGAATTCTGAACATATTAGACATTTATTAGCCACCAAAGAATGTCAAAACTGTGATTTGACAGGTGCAGGTTTGGTATTGGCTGACTTATCGGGAGCTAATTTGAGTGGGGCGAATCTCGCAGGTGCTAACCTCAGCCGCGCCAACTTAAGCGGTGCGGACTTGCGAGGCGCAAATTTCAGTGGTGCTGGTTTATTTGGCGTGAACCTGAGTGGCGCTAAACTCAGCGGAGCAAATTTAGCAGGGGCCGATTTGAGAAATACCTATTTAGTGAATGCAGAATTGAATGGGGTAAACCTCAACAGTACTAACCTCCAAGGCGCGATTGGCATACCAACACAAATTGCCACACCCGAAGAATTTTATACTTGGGGCGTAGCAGAAGCACAAAAAGGCAACCAACAACAAGCGATCGCTTATTTCAATCAAGCGATCGCTATTAAAGCAGACTATGCAGGCGCTTATCTAGCTCGTGGTGTCGCCCGCTATCAAATCTTAGACCAACAAGGTGCATTCCAAGATGCCCAAATCGCCGAAAAAATGTTTACATCCCAAAACGACAACCCGGGAATGCTCACAGCCCAAGCTTTTATTAAAGAACTACAAACCCCCCAAGATGGTAAAGTCAGCGTGGGGAAACCCAGCTTTTTCGATTTTGTCGGCAGTCTTGGCTCACTTTTCCTGCAATTCTTCCCCTTTTAA
- a CDS encoding LysR family transcriptional regulator produces the protein MGLIDLSAIDLNLLVAFEVLFEERSVTAAAQRLYLGQPAMSASLGRLRTLFEDELFIRIGREMQPTAKALEIAPSISAALKQIRQMLESSQTFDPATAKNTFTIGSSDYTSYVIMPKLLEVCRQIAPGINFRLIGFDKSFVGELLEQREIDLALGLFQDPPRQTMQMPLFAENFVGVCRRGHPVINQDAITPETFANLPHALFTLRRDDVGEIDQVLTQYNLQRRVILTTPHILILPAIIASSDLVAAIPSRLVKQFACQDTLDIFELPVKTEPWMISLLWSRLTDQDQSSIWLRQMLKSICEEI, from the coding sequence ATGGGCTTAATAGATTTGTCTGCCATTGATCTAAACTTGCTTGTAGCTTTTGAAGTGCTTTTTGAAGAACGGAGTGTCACCGCCGCCGCTCAACGGTTGTATTTAGGACAACCAGCGATGAGCGCATCGTTGGGACGTTTACGTACACTATTTGAGGATGAATTATTTATTCGGATTGGTAGAGAAATGCAGCCGACAGCAAAAGCGCTAGAAATTGCTCCTAGCATTTCAGCTGCTTTAAAACAGATTCGTCAAATGCTAGAATCTAGCCAAACCTTTGACCCAGCTACTGCTAAAAATACCTTCACTATTGGCAGTTCAGATTACACCAGCTATGTGATTATGCCCAAACTTCTGGAAGTTTGTCGTCAGATAGCACCAGGGATTAATTTTCGATTAATTGGTTTTGATAAAAGCTTTGTGGGAGAACTTTTAGAACAACGAGAGATTGATTTAGCCCTTGGTCTTTTCCAAGATCCGCCTAGACAAACAATGCAAATGCCATTATTTGCCGAAAACTTTGTAGGTGTCTGTCGTCGTGGACATCCGGTTATTAATCAAGACGCAATTACACCGGAAACTTTTGCTAATCTTCCCCATGCTCTTTTCACTCTCCGTCGGGATGATGTGGGTGAAATTGATCAGGTGCTGACTCAATATAATCTCCAGCGGCGAGTAATTTTGACAACTCCCCATATATTAATATTGCCAGCAATCATTGCATCAAGTGACTTAGTTGCTGCCATTCCATCACGACTGGTGAAGCAATTTGCATGTCAAGACACATTAGACATTTTTGAACTTCCTGTAAAAACTGAGCCGTGGATGATTTCTCTGCTATGGAGCAGACTAACAGATCAGGATCAATCAAGTATTTGGTTAAGGCAGATGCTTAAAAGTATTTGTGAGGAAATTTAA
- a CDS encoding SDR family oxidoreductase, whose translation MTTQKQIAVVTGSNRGLGYAISRKLAQISIHVILTSRNQTDGLAAKEKLSSEGLAVDYHRLDVTNDVSVQQFTEWLRETYGKVDILVNNAGVNPTPKPEESSLLTVQLETMRSTWETNVLAVLRISQALIPLMKVQNYGRIVNISTEMASLTSIKSDYYPLAPSYRLSKIGVNGLTVLLAKELQGDNILINAYSPGWMKTDMGGENAPFTAEEGAETAVYLATLADGGAQGQFFAEMRKFGGPIQLQW comes from the coding sequence ATGACGACTCAGAAACAGATAGCTGTGGTTACAGGCAGTAATCGCGGCCTAGGATATGCTATTTCTCGTAAATTAGCCCAAATTAGTATCCATGTAATTCTCACGAGTCGTAATCAAACAGATGGTCTTGCAGCCAAGGAGAAATTATCCAGTGAAGGGCTAGCTGTGGACTATCACAGGCTTGATGTTACTAATGATGTGAGTGTGCAACAGTTTACCGAATGGCTGCGTGAAACCTATGGCAAAGTAGATATTTTGGTGAACAATGCGGGTGTCAATCCCACACCCAAGCCAGAGGAATCCAGCTTATTGACTGTGCAATTAGAAACAATGCGCTCCACCTGGGAAACGAATGTGCTAGCAGTATTGAGAATTTCTCAAGCTTTAATCCCGTTGATGAAGGTGCAAAACTACGGACGCATCGTCAATATTTCCACTGAAATGGCTTCTCTCACCTCAATTAAGAGTGACTACTATCCTTTAGCACCCTCCTATCGACTCTCCAAAATAGGTGTAAATGGGCTAACTGTCCTGCTTGCTAAAGAACTCCAAGGTGATAATATTCTCATTAATGCCTATTCTCCAGGTTGGATGAAAACCGACATGGGGGGCGAAAATGCCCCATTTACTGCCGAAGAAGGTGCCGAAACCGCTGTCTATCTGGCAACACTTGCAGATGGAGGAGCGCAGGGACAGTTCTTTGCAGAGATGCGGAAGTTTGGTGGACCGATTCAATTACAGTGGTAG
- a CDS encoding SMP-30/gluconolactonase/LRE family protein, which yields MVNSTGLPPIYADTPIELAPAKVITSFPVNTFLENIAIAPDGTIFVTNHEVGKIVRITPDGNQEIHASVEGKVSGIVFTPNGDLLVPGWNADSIPVVSLVTADGTVKTLLTLPDAIFLNGITPLSGTQYLIADSYRGAIWLIDIAQRSSAIWLEHPLLARSSAESVIPAANGLKRFGDVLYVSNTEKRLLLKVPITTANTPTEPEIFVEQTNIDDFAFDVEGNLYGATHIYNSVVRIAPNGKTTIIAEAEQGVIGSTAVAFGQTDSDRTTIYVVMNGGMFLPPPTGVVPANVVRLEVGKAGYGGG from the coding sequence ATGGTAAATTCAACGGGGCTACCCCCAATTTACGCAGATACGCCGATTGAGTTGGCACCAGCCAAAGTTATTACCTCGTTTCCAGTTAATACTTTTTTAGAAAATATAGCGATCGCTCCTGATGGCACAATATTTGTCACCAATCACGAAGTCGGCAAAATTGTCCGCATTACCCCAGATGGCAATCAAGAGATTCACGCTAGTGTTGAGGGCAAAGTCAGCGGCATAGTTTTCACTCCCAATGGGGATTTGCTGGTGCCTGGATGGAATGCTGATTCTATACCAGTAGTTTCATTAGTTACCGCAGATGGTACTGTGAAAACCTTGCTGACACTACCAGATGCCATATTTCTCAACGGCATCACTCCGCTTTCTGGCACTCAGTATTTAATAGCAGATTCCTATCGGGGTGCAATTTGGTTAATAGATATTGCTCAACGTAGTAGTGCAATTTGGCTAGAACATCCTTTGCTGGCGCGTAGCAGTGCAGAGAGCGTCATTCCGGCGGCTAATGGTTTAAAGCGTTTTGGTGATGTCCTCTATGTTTCAAATACTGAAAAAAGATTGCTGTTAAAAGTTCCCATTACTACGGCCAATACACCGACTGAGCCAGAAATCTTTGTTGAACAGACAAATATTGATGATTTTGCCTTTGATGTGGAAGGTAACTTGTATGGCGCAACGCATATTTACAACAGCGTAGTGCGGATTGCACCCAATGGCAAGACAACTATTATTGCCGAGGCAGAACAGGGTGTAATTGGTAGTACAGCAGTGGCTTTTGGTCAAACAGATAGCGATCGCACCACTATCTATGTTGTGATGAATGGAGGCATGTTTTTACCACCTCCCACCGGCGTAGTTCCTGCTAACGTCGTGCGACTTGAGGTGGGAAAAGCGGGATATGGTGGCGGTTGA
- a CDS encoding antibiotic biosynthesis monooxygenase has product MTNEMEQEDQYVTVVISQHVKPGCETDYEAWLRNITSVSRTYPGHLGTNVIRPQPGVRREYVIIFRFDGYENLKAWMTSRDREYWLNQGKHLVESDPHVQQLSGLEAWFSLPGQPLKTPPRYKTALLTWASVFILINLLTTFLVPLLRGLPPLIISLIITITMVALLTYVVMPRVSRLFSKWLYAK; this is encoded by the coding sequence ATGACCAATGAGATGGAACAAGAAGATCAATATGTAACCGTGGTCATTTCACAACATGTCAAACCAGGATGTGAAACTGATTATGAGGCTTGGTTGCGAAACATCACCAGTGTTTCCCGAACCTATCCTGGTCACTTGGGCACAAATGTGATTCGCCCACAACCAGGTGTGAGACGAGAATATGTGATTATCTTTCGGTTTGACGGCTATGAAAACTTGAAGGCGTGGATGACATCACGCGATCGTGAATATTGGCTAAATCAAGGTAAACATTTGGTAGAATCTGACCCTCACGTCCAGCAACTTAGTGGATTAGAAGCTTGGTTTTCTCTTCCTGGTCAACCCTTGAAAACTCCTCCGCGTTATAAAACAGCCTTGCTCACTTGGGCATCTGTATTTATATTAATTAATTTGTTAACCACCTTTTTAGTCCCCCTACTTCGCGGTTTACCTCCCTTAATTATTTCGTTGATTATTACCATCACTATGGTTGCATTGCTGACCTATGTTGTCATGCCGAGAGTCAGCCGTCTGTTTAGCAAATGGCTATATGCTAAATAG
- a CDS encoding TROVE domain-containing protein, protein MNYNFFTKNKTATPQTQPIPGRETEMIQGRSGGFMFNAGIWQMLRRCLLIGTAQSTYYAGKQELTEDFVAVIKQAVAENPGRVAEEILYASDGRAINNSAPILALVLLSMGETPEAKQAFSEIFPQVIRTGSHFYEWLNYTKSLRGFGKIVREAGKTWLSREDVKGLAYQLLKYQQRQGFSHRDALRLFHVKPPTETHRELFEWVVRGWEDLPAEIPTDAIAQIWWYEWLKRNPTQTHQAIAQGNLTHEMASPVGKMDKPAWQLLFQQMPIGAMLRNLGSLTELGVLRADESANISRIADVLNNKEHLRKGRIHPIDVLKALKTYQSGGKLGRSKKNWQPVPRIVDILEKAVELSFDVVPPTGKVFMHAVDVSGSMSWAVVDSVGLTYCEIAATMALVTAKAEKNYMIRGFSTNFQELGITAKDTFSSAVRKASKHNYGGTDASVAYDWMIKQKFHADVVCFWTDSESWAGNKHPSQALAEYRRKVNPNVKAVYITLAPCQITLVDPQDPLSWDLSGFDPGMPRVIQMLATGEL, encoded by the coding sequence ATGAATTACAATTTCTTCACTAAAAACAAAACTGCTACGCCTCAGACTCAGCCTATCCCTGGACGAGAAACAGAGATGATTCAGGGACGTTCTGGCGGGTTCATGTTTAATGCTGGTATTTGGCAGATGTTGCGCCGTTGTTTGTTAATTGGCACTGCACAAAGCACTTACTATGCAGGTAAACAGGAATTAACAGAAGATTTTGTAGCTGTTATCAAACAAGCAGTTGCAGAGAATCCAGGGCGGGTTGCAGAAGAAATTCTCTACGCTAGCGATGGACGAGCTATTAATAACAGTGCGCCTATCTTGGCATTAGTGCTGCTATCTATGGGTGAAACACCAGAAGCAAAACAGGCTTTTAGTGAAATCTTCCCGCAAGTTATCCGCACTGGTAGCCACTTCTATGAATGGTTGAACTATACCAAATCTCTGCGGGGATTTGGTAAGATAGTGCGCGAAGCTGGTAAAACTTGGCTTTCCCGTGAGGATGTGAAAGGTTTGGCTTATCAACTGTTGAAATATCAACAGCGTCAAGGCTTTTCCCATCGGGATGCATTGCGGTTGTTCCATGTCAAACCACCTACAGAAACTCACCGTGAACTATTTGAGTGGGTGGTTAGAGGTTGGGAAGATTTGCCAGCCGAGATCCCAACAGATGCGATCGCGCAGATTTGGTGGTATGAGTGGTTAAAGCGGAATCCGACTCAAACCCATCAAGCGATCGCTCAAGGAAACTTAACCCACGAAATGGCTTCACCTGTGGGTAAAATGGATAAACCAGCTTGGCAGTTGCTATTTCAGCAAATGCCCATTGGCGCAATGTTGCGTAACCTAGGTTCTTTAACTGAACTGGGCGTGCTACGAGCTGATGAAAGTGCCAACATTTCGCGTATAGCAGATGTTCTCAACAATAAAGAACATCTGCGTAAAGGTCGCATCCATCCAATTGATGTTTTGAAAGCCCTCAAAACTTATCAATCTGGAGGCAAATTAGGGCGCAGCAAGAAAAATTGGCAGCCAGTGCCCCGAATTGTGGACATTTTAGAAAAGGCGGTGGAACTTTCTTTTGATGTAGTCCCACCCACAGGTAAAGTATTTATGCACGCTGTGGATGTTTCTGGGTCGATGTCTTGGGCTGTTGTTGACTCGGTAGGACTTACCTATTGTGAGATTGCGGCCACAATGGCGCTGGTGACAGCTAAAGCCGAGAAAAACTACATGATTCGGGGTTTTTCTACCAACTTTCAGGAGTTAGGTATCACCGCCAAAGATACTTTTAGTTCAGCAGTTCGCAAAGCTAGCAAGCACAACTACGGCGGAACAGATGCATCTGTGGCGTATGACTGGATGATTAAGCAGAAGTTTCATGCGGATGTCGTCTGCTTTTGGACTGACTCAGAAAGCTGGGCGGGAAATAAGCATCCTAGTCAAGCTTTGGCGGAGTACCGTCGAAAGGTGAATCCCAATGTCAAGGCGGTGTATATCACCCTTGCACCTTGCCAGATTACTTTGGTAGATCCACAAGATCCGCTATCTTGGGATTTAAGTGGGTTTGATCCGGGAATGCCTCGGGTTATCCAGATGCTGGCTACTGGTGAATTGTAA
- a CDS encoding quinone-dependent dihydroorotate dehydrogenase: MDIYQVAIRPLLFTLLKTDSEWLHQQTINSFSWLSRTSDRPSVKWVNRVIEQSLCLQDPRLAQTLFGLKFPNPVGLAAGFDKDGVAADIWASLGFGFAELGTVTFVAQPGNPRPRLFRLPLDKAALNRMGFNNSGAEVMAARLSERKQDLTFSIPIGINLGKSKVTPLEAAASDYLNSFRLLQDLGDYFVVNVSSPNTPGLRSLQDATMLGTILDVLQIENKTQKPIFVKIAPDLAWEAIADIIALAQTYHLAGIIATNTTISRDGLQTQIIEQTGKTVQEEAGGISGAPLRSRSTEVIRFIWQQTQGQLPIIGVGGVFSPEDAWEKITAGASLIQVYTGWIYEGPMMVRRILLGLLAKLEQNKLTSISEAVGLEAKLL; the protein is encoded by the coding sequence ATGGATATTTATCAAGTAGCAATTCGTCCATTGTTGTTCACTCTGCTCAAAACAGATTCAGAGTGGTTACACCAACAGACTATCAATAGTTTTAGCTGGCTATCGCGAACAAGCGATCGCCCATCCGTTAAATGGGTAAATCGAGTCATAGAACAGTCTTTGTGCTTACAAGATCCACGTCTAGCACAAACTTTGTTTGGGCTAAAATTCCCTAACCCTGTAGGTTTAGCTGCAGGGTTTGATAAGGATGGAGTTGCAGCCGATATCTGGGCGAGTCTTGGTTTTGGTTTTGCGGAACTGGGAACTGTGACTTTTGTGGCCCAGCCAGGAAATCCCCGTCCCCGTTTATTTCGCTTGCCGTTAGACAAGGCTGCTCTCAACCGGATGGGTTTTAATAATAGCGGTGCAGAGGTAATGGCTGCAAGGCTGTCCGAGAGAAAACAAGACTTAACCTTTTCAATACCTATAGGTATCAATTTGGGTAAATCAAAGGTGACACCTCTAGAAGCGGCTGCCAGCGATTATCTCAATAGTTTTCGCTTACTCCAAGATTTAGGCGACTATTTTGTGGTCAATGTTTCTTCCCCAAATACGCCAGGGTTGCGATCGCTCCAAGATGCCACCATGCTCGGTACTATCTTGGATGTATTACAAATAGAAAATAAAACACAAAAGCCTATTTTTGTCAAGATAGCACCTGATTTGGCATGGGAAGCGATCGCTGATATTATTGCTCTCGCCCAAACCTACCACCTAGCTGGGATTATTGCTACCAACACCACCATCAGCCGTGATGGGTTGCAAACACAAATAATTGAGCAAACAGGCAAAACTGTTCAGGAAGAAGCTGGGGGAATTAGTGGCGCACCGCTACGCTCACGCTCCACCGAAGTAATTCGGTTTATTTGGCAGCAAACCCAAGGGCAATTGCCAATAATTGGCGTTGGTGGTGTCTTTTCCCCAGAAGATGCCTGGGAAAAAATTACTGCTGGCGCTAGCCTGATCCAAGTCTATACAGGCTGGATTTACGAAGGCCCCATGATGGTACGCCGGATTCTTCTAGGTTTACTGGCAAAGCTAGAACAAAACAAATTAACTTCCATTTCGGAAGCAGTTGGTTTAGAAGCAAAACTACTTTAG